The Coregonus clupeaformis isolate EN_2021a chromosome 13, ASM2061545v1, whole genome shotgun sequence genome includes a region encoding these proteins:
- the LOC121579458 gene encoding nucleophosmin yields MNGLDEEQMGPQTFLYGCELKSGKDVVFNPEEDDFEHQLDLRMLCVDLSTKDELHIVEVEGQDTEGQKVKAVLASLKPSTLPSVCLGGFAITPPAVFRLKAGSGPIHISGQHLVMMGGDQSFDEDDEEEDEEEVQTSKKRPASAPALKSQKKMKMDVDDEDDDDEDEDEEESEAEESPVKAKKIPSKPQTPAHNGKGPKGNTPAGKQAKTPGGKGGQTPKNGQTPKATPKTPLTPKPILTVPELKAKMMATVEKGVKLPKLQPKFESFVKNSYRVTETKTIEELWKWRQTVEDSK; encoded by the exons ATGAACGGGCTGGACGAGGAACAAATGGGACCACAGACCTTTCTCTATG GGTGCGAGTTGAAATCTGGGAAGGATGTAGTCTTCAACCCAGAAGAAGATGACTTTGAGCACCAGCTGGACTTAAGGATG CTGTGTGTGGACCTCAGCACCAAGGATGAGCTGCACATCGTGGAGGTGGAAGGACAGGACACGGAGGGTCAGAAGGTTAAGGCTGTGCTGGCTTCACTCAAACCGTCCACCCTGCCAAGT GTGTGTCTTGGTGGATTCGCAATCACACCCCCAGCAGTTTTCCGTCTCAAGGCTGGTTCCGGGCCAATCCACATCAGTGGCCAGCACCTTGTCA TGATGGGAGGAGACCAGTCTTttgatgaagatgatgaagaggaagatgaagaagaggTACAAACGTCCAAGAAAAGGCCCGCATCAGCACCGGCACTTAAATCTCAG AAAAAGATGAAGATGGATGTTGATGACGAGGATGATGACGATGA GgatgaggatgaagaggagagtgAGGCTGAAGAATCTCCTGTTAAG GCTAAGAAGATTCCGTCCAAACCTCAAACTCCTGCCCACAATGGAAAGGGCCCTAAAGGTAACACACCAGCCGGAAAACAG GCAAAGACCCCTGGCGGCAAGGGTGGACAGACTCCTAAAAATGGACAGACCCCCAAAGCAACACCCAAAACTCCCCTGACCCCCAAACCAATCCTCACCGTCCCTGAGCTCAAGGCCAAGATGATGGCGACTGTGGAGAAG GGAGTGAAGTTGCCTAAACTCCAGCCCAAGTTTGAGAGCTTTGTGAAGAACAGCTACAGAGTCACAGAAACCAAG ACCATAGAGGAACTGTGGAAGTGGAGACAAACTGTGGAAGACAGCAAATAA